A portion of the Oxynema aestuarii AP17 genome contains these proteins:
- a CDS encoding GbsR/MarR family transcriptional regulator, with protein MSIIQLDEERRQFELKRFVEEVGVLFELMGLPRMAGRILGWLLISSPPHQSFSELARGLQASKGSISSMTRLLIQAGIVEKISLPGDRQSYFQIQLGAWSELIRARLAQMRAIREVAERGLTLLEGEDPERKRRLEEMRDVHAFFERELPVLTDRWEREHH; from the coding sequence TTGAGCATTATTCAGTTGGACGAAGAACGGCGGCAATTTGAACTGAAACGATTTGTCGAAGAAGTCGGGGTACTCTTCGAGTTGATGGGCCTGCCTCGGATGGCGGGACGCATTTTAGGCTGGCTGTTGATTTCCTCTCCGCCGCACCAGTCGTTTAGTGAATTAGCACGAGGGTTGCAAGCGAGCAAAGGCTCGATCAGTAGCATGACGCGCTTGTTGATTCAGGCGGGAATCGTTGAGAAAATAAGCTTACCGGGCGATCGGCAATCTTATTTTCAGATTCAATTAGGCGCTTGGTCGGAGTTAATCCGTGCGCGTCTAGCACAAATGAGAGCTATTCGCGAAGTGGCCGAACGGGGGTTGACCTTGTTAGAGGGGGAAGATCCCGAACGGAAACGGAGATTGGAAGAAATGCGGGACGTTCATGCATTTTTCGAGCGCGAATTACC